In Drosophila ananassae strain 14024-0371.13 chromosome 3R, ASM1763931v2, whole genome shotgun sequence, the DNA window AAAAGAGGTAAGATGTCCAGCAATACACAATTCTTGGAAAGCGATTCTGCCTGAATGACTTTAAAAAGTCAGGCAGGTAAAAATTGGCGGTTTCCGAGGTAAAATCCAAACAAAATCATAAAACCcacatatgttttttttagaaaaccATCGAATGCCTTCAAGATCAGGTCAGCTGCTTGGAGCAGAACCTTCACTGCAAACGGGACGAGCTGGAAGAGAAGCTGCAACTTTTGGAGAGCTGCCAGGAGCAGTTGGTTGATGCCAACGCCAAGATAGCGCTCCTCACCTCAGCACCTGAAAATAATGGTAAATTATATAGTAGTTATagagtttttaaatttaaagactTAATTATCTTATATCTACAGACCGCAAGGGGAACTCTCTATTTGCCGAGGTGGATGATCAGAGACAAGTTATGAAAACGCTGCTGTCGGCCCAGAAAAAGAGCTATTTGGAAATGAAGAAGACCTTTACGGAAAGCCAGTTTGAGATACGGCGTCTGAAGAGGGAGAACGTGGCCATGCACAAGGAGTTACAGGCCTGCAGCACTATTTTCTGCAGTGCAGACAAGACCTACCAAAGTGAGTGTAGTTTTCCGATTTTCAAATGGgattttatgtttaatttttgattattttgaacTCAAGACAAGCTAAACGAGCGCATTCGCCAACTGATGGATGCCAATGACAATCTGGAGCGACAACTGAACATTAACCAGGAGCGACTGCGCGAGCTGGCCAGCGAAAAGTCAGTCACCTGGCTGGACTCGATGCTGGATTTTTGCAAGTATGAGTTGCCCCAACGCATCGACACCGCGCTGGCATCGCTCGGCAATACCCTGCTGAGCTTCACCAGCTACGGCCTGTTCTTGCTGGCCAGTTAGGTTCTCTCTCCCACAGCCCCTAATGCCAAATCATCCTAATCCCCCCTATTTAGACGCGAGACAGACGACCTAAAGACGCAGCTGCACAGCATGCGCATCCAGAAGGCCGGACTAGAGGAGCAGGTTCGTTCCGTCCAGCAAGAAATGGCACGGTAAGATTAACGTTATTTCCTCTATAAACTTCAATTCAAGTATTCTGTTTCTACAAAAGCTGGCGCTTCGAGTCCTTAAAATCCAGATGCGTCATCATTGATCGGGAGAATCTCTTGACGGAGCACAAGATCGCGTACAAGCCCATGCAGGCCATGGAGTTTAACATCAAGGATGCTGAACTGAAGGCAGCCCTGCCGCGGATCGTTAGTGTGAATACGGATAGTCAGTCGGTTGCTGCGTCAACTAAAGAAACCACCAATCCTACATCTAAATCAGACACAGAGAAACCTGTTGAAATTATAAATCTTATTACTCCAATGAAACCTAAGGTGAAGGAAGAGGAACTGGAGCCTTTGCAGGCAGTTATGGCAGTTATGAAAGGCACTCCAGTTAAGGTTAAGGACGAATCTCAGGAATCAGACTTTCCGGCTGTTCGGAAGCAGACGCCTATCAGGGAGATCAAGAGGGAGATAGATCCGAACATGGACCAGGAGTTGGTGAAGGAGAGCCAGGACGAATTCAAAGTGCCACTAACCAAGAGCACTCCCATCAAAGACATTAAAAGCGAAGATACATCCACCCACGAAGTGGACGAAGATGACTCTAAATCTTCACCTAAATCTCCACCTAAACCCCTTCCAAAAGGCACACCCATAAAGCCGCGACTTGGAGTCATTAATGTGAAGCCCGATGAGGACTTGCTGTTCAAGCAACACACTCCAGCCAAGCCACAACGCAAGGGAACTCCAGTTAAACTCAAGCTTATCAAATTGGAAAGCCAGGACACTGCTAGTGAGCCTCCGGATGTTACACCTGGCAAGGCGGAAGCTATACAAATCCTGGACAGCCCCACGCCACAGAAACCGCAGCGCAAGGGCACTCCTGTCCGAAATCCAGTCATAAAGGACGCAACTAATAACAATCTACGATCGATTCTATGCAAAAAGAGGGAACTTTTCGCGGAAGACTCACAAAAGAGTGTGCAGTTCAGTGCGAGCGATCCTATTATTCGAAATCTGAGTCCTGTGGACAGATTGTTAAGCGGATCAGGTTCCAATGAAAACGAGAAGCCTCTGGCCACAGAAGACGGCAAGGATATCAAGCCAACAATTAAAAGACCTAACATAATCAGACGGATTGTTGTTAGCTCCCGGAAACCTATTTTAAAGGAATGAGCAATGctactttattattttaacttaGATTTAGTAAAacctattaatattaaaaaataaaatcatttaaacTTGATTTTTTAACAGGTggcttaattataattattagttGGTGTATTTAATCAGACAAATGGTTAAACTTCTCAAAGAGGCATTCGTTTGATTCTGCGTATGCCTCTTTGACAAATTTGTCCTTTTTCTGGTTTGTGGCTTAAACTTTACATTAATTAACATTAACAtcgattttttaaattgaaaatcaaGGGGAATACTTACGGAATTCTTAGTTAAAACTTATATATCTTTGTTATTTATCATAAGATTTTCAACTGGTCCTTGAGACATATGTATATCAATGTTATTTAaggaaaaatcataattaatttgcataaaatgtgCATTAAATTATACGGATCTGGCTACtattatttgaaaatttatcaAGAGAAGCCTCTAAAAAGTAATGTCTTTAAAAGTCTCGAATCTGGAATTAGCACACCTTTTGAAGTCGATATTTATGCCAATTTTAGgtcgattcttatgaaacatataTCATTGTAATTGTGGTAAAAATGCCCATTAATCTGCATTCAAATCTTAAGGACAAATTTTTTATcggtttttgatgaaattttacgatggtaccccttaaaaaatttcgaaaaatggtcCAAATTTTAAGTTGGTTACTTTGGATGGCGAAGGAAAGTACTTAAAATTCTGATTTCAGGATGGTATAACATTTAAGGATCTGACATCTATAAGCTAAGTTATGGTCATGACAAgtgtaaaaaatatagttaTGGAAGTATAGTCTTGGAAGTTGTGGAATCGGGAATTAGGACCCCTTTCGTAGACCATATCTAAGTCAATTTTAAATAGATCCTTATGAAGTATATATCATTTTAATTGTGGGAAAAATCCCAATTATTCTGCATTCTAATcttagaaaaaaattttgtatcggtttttgatgaaattttacGATGGTACCCCTTAAAATATTGCGAAAAATGGTCAAAATTTTAGgtagatatttttaaatgcagAAAGAAAGTGCTTGAAATTCTGAATTCACGAAGGTATAACACTTTTCGATCTGACATCTATAAGCTAAGTTATGATCATGAgaagtttaaaatatatagttttGGAAGTATAGTTTTTGAAGTTGTGGAATCAGAAAAAAGGTCCCTTTCGAAGACCATATCTATGTCAATTTTAGGTCAATTCCTATAAAGCATATATCATTGTATTTGTGGAAAAAATTCTCATTAATCTGCATAAAATCTTgggaacaattttttttatcgatttttgatgaaattttacGATGGTACCCCTTAAAATATTGCGAAAAATGGTCAAAATTTTAGGTAGCTATTTTTAAATGCCGAAATAAGTACTTGAAGTTTTGAATTCAGGACACTCACGGATCTGACatctataaaataatttatgatcAAGAGAAGTCTTCTACATAACGTCTTGAGAAGGAGTATCTTATCTTTGtcagttttaaattttgaaaaataattatttttattcactAGTCAAATAATCCtttatgaaataaattttCGCGTGCTTATAAATGAATCGTATGCGTTTTCCCCTTCTATTTGATATCCCTTCAAGGATTCAAAAATGTTCAGGATATATCCCTCAGTTCGTCCTGTTTAGGAGCTGCCTCCACGAAGGAGAGATGATCGTAGATGGGCGCCGTTGGTCCTGGAGTGGGTGAGAGCATTTCATCCGTTTCTCCGCTCTGCTGCTCCTCCGCCTGCTCCTTGATCTCGGCATACAGCTGGTAAGGCAGCTCGGTGGGCAGGGACTCGTAGGTGACATGGTGGGTTCTGGAACAGGCGGACTCCCTGTGGCCGGTGCAATTGCAAATGGAAGTAGCACCACTAACTGGTGTCTCATAGCCATCGGGCACATCCATTTCGACATCTGCGGGAGGAGCACTGCCATTAGCCACAGGATATCGAACAATATCGACATGATCCACGAATCGGGGACCGCTCGAGGACTTTTCGCCGCCAAAGCAGGGCAGTCCCGAGGCGTAGTAGGACAAGTGGAAGAGCCTTTCGCAGTGCAGGTACAGATACAGCAGAAGGAACAACAGGGCGATGCCCAGAGGCAGCATGAAAACGATGATCAGAGCTCCGTTTCTCTGACTTCTGTGCAGTTCCACGGGATTCCCGTAGAGCACCGTAAAACTGGACACATTCGTATCGGGATGGAGTAACGGTGGGTACACCTCCGAGGAGCCATTGATCCGTACTTGCATGATCCTCGCCACTTTGGGTGGTGCTTCAGTGGGCGGCTCCTGGGGCTCGCAGCTCAACCCATTCACATTGATGTGGGAAATGTACTTGGTGTACTGGAATTGCCGAAACAACATGGGCTCTGTGTGGGAGAAATTCAACAGCCACTGGCAGCTCCAATGATTCCCATCCACCCAAAGTCGTGGTGAATACAGGAAGAGATTGTTGGCCCTTTCCACATCCGTCATTCTTACTAGATCATTCCATCTAAGATCAATATGTTGAATACTTGAAGGTGCAATGTATGCGATATCGGCTAAGGACATCGAATGGAAGCGATTCTCCTGCAAGTACACCTTCTGGAGAACAATCATTTTGGTGAACCATGTTTTATTGAGATATTTCAACTGGTTCCTGCTCAAGTCCAGGATCTCCAGATTACTGCTGTAAAGGGAAATGTTGTGGAACTCGTAGCTCAGGGATTCCAGTGCATTGCCGCTCAGGTTAAGGTGCTTCAGTCTCAAGAGTCCTGGAGGATCCAGGCCAAAACTTTTCAACTGGCAGTCCGTTATGGTGATATTAACCAACTCCAGGATACCATTTTCCAACTGGAGTTGACCAGGCTGAATGGGTGTACTTCTCACCACAAGATCTTTTAGATTCTCGGGTATGTTCTCAAAGAAatcgttttttatttgtttaagattttccaaattaatctttttcagCTTCGGCAGCTTCTGCAGGATGAGATTCTCCGCAAGGACCAACTCAGTCTCATCCCTTATGAGTAACTCCTCCAGTTCAGAGCCACCTTCCAATATTTCCATATATTTTAGAGAATTCTGTTGAATCTTAAGGACTTTCAGATGCGGCACCTGCTGGAAAGTATTTCCGCTTAGGGTTCCCAGTTCGTTCTTTTCAAATGACACTTCTGTGAGATTAGAAAGGATGGCTCCATCACAGCTCAATCTTAGGGTGGAATCGGCCACAAATCGTTGGATGTCCAAGCTCTCCAGCTGAACACAATTGTCCAGATACTCCAAGCCATAGGTATCTATGTCCAGAGGAGGAGTTCCAGAGCCGTCCACCATAACATGCCGCTTTCCCGCCACCCGTTGGGCGCCCAAATCGAAGGCATTCGATTTTAGAGTCCTATTACCGCTACAATCGATGTCCAGGGGCAGGCCAAAGTCCTGACTGCTCCTCTCCAGCGGCGATGTGGCATAGAGAGTGGCACGAATGACGCAAGTGGACTCGTAGGCGGAAGCCATCTCCTCGTCAGCTGCCAGCACGTGTGACAAAATCAGAGAAATGACAACAGCACAGACGCACTGCGTCATCGATTCGGCATAATGCGACGACCTGCCCATCGGAGCGTGGCGCTGGCAGATCTTCCCCAGAAACTATCTTTTCCGTCAAATTCGGTTCGCTCGCGTCGCGTGCTAAAATCAAACTGATTTGCTCGGCGATTCGCTCGCCCCACAACGACCCTCACATTGGAAAAGCTGACTGAGAATTTGTGAAAAGTCGGAAAACCATCAGCTCACCTTTGGTTTAATTTCAATAAGGCGCCCCGCTGGCCATGCCCCCCCTTTTTGATTATATTTTCTACTCATTAGACATTTGAATGGGGAAGGGTATGTACCTTCAATAGAGACAttcttttgttaaaaaaagATTATAAAACAAAGAGATTGTTTAGGGTTTAAAAAACATTTGGAAACTATGATATTCAAACTAGTTTTCCAGTCAAATGTTGGAGTATTATTTCAAATCcttcaaatattattaatttaagaaGCTATCAggatataaatattattttaattaaaataaaatatcttataATAGGTACTTTCAAGTACCGAACCCCCAACTGCCACATATTTCTAgttgttttaatattaaaaattatttcagaGAGAATCTTCGTTATATATTTAGACTGGCTGACTTCGGTTCTCTTTTCTGATTCTCCGCCAGAAGAATGCTTCCTACTTGTTCTCCTTAGAGCATAAAGCAGacttctttctttcttttctcaGCTGTCATCATCTAGAGATCCCCTCAGCTCCTCAGCACCCACCTCAGAAGCCCACTGATTTCAAACACTTTTCGCACACAATCGTTCTCCAAAAGTGGCTGTGGAAattgtttacatattttttttgtttgttccaaaattttcgatccgaTCGATGCCTATATTATGCGATTTAAGAACCGCAAAACCGTACAAATacgtatttatttggaaaagtATTGTTTACATTGCACATTTAATTGGGAAGTACTTAGAACTGGAATGAGATCACTGGGCATATAATTGGcggaaatttttaaaaaatgcattttccgAAAACGCAATTCGAAACAATTGCCATGCCAATATATTCCaatataaaataatcaaaCATTTTCTAGTAAAAATGctgttttttcttaaattttcgaACCAATCGATTCCTATTTTATGCGGTTCAAGAATGTTTTTCAAgaatacatttttggaaaaatattaattacacTGCACGTATAATTGTGCAGATACTTCGAATTGGAATaagattttttgaatttttaaactcaaTTAGCAAAATTTTCGAACTTCCGCAAAAGTATCGTATGTAAAATTCTTTTCAAAATTGAGATTTTATCCAGCCGAATATtgtaaataagaaaaatagtattttttcaatactttTCCAAcaaactttgatttttttgacATACGATACTTTTGAGGAAATGCatgaaaattataatttgaaaGAAATATGTGCAAGTTTATGTTTACAATTTTTAGAAGAATTTATGTCAATGGATTTAGATCTAAATGCTCATATTTTGTTAGAAAAATGGTAGGTAACTCTACAGTTTTTGAAGACAAGTGTTTCTATTTTAAAACTAGTTCTATAACttcttaaaattaattagaTTCCGGAAAGTTTATGGATTTTTTTACTGTCATATATTTAAACACCCCACAGAACCATTTCCCATTAAAACGAGTCATTCAGAAGAGTAGAAAAAAGGATAAGTTTACATGATCATTTGAGTGAAAGGATCACTGGGTCGATAACTCCTTTAAAAATAATCCAAGCAACTTGATCATATGGACTTGCCTGCGATGTCGCCAGGCCAGAACCGTGCATATCTTCAAGTTGCCTGGACCGCTGACGGGCTTGGCCTAAAATCGGGAACAATACCCGAGATACTAGATCTTGCCCTTCAGCGTCCTGGGGTTACCGAGTCGTGCGGTGCTGGAGCCCTGCGACAGCTGATTAATCCGGATCAGGCCAGCTTCGCTGGGTCGCGAAGAGCCGCCACCTCCACCACCGCCTCCTACAATTCCGATTCCGCTTCCAATTCCGGCCGATCCGCCGCCACTGTTGATCCCAGAACCGCCCGAATTCGTCATGGAGTATATGTGCCGTCGGAGAACTCGTATGTGTTTCTGCGAAACCTCAAAGTTGTGGACCAGGGTGTGCAATTGGGTCTGCAGCTCGGCGATTAGGCTGTCCCGCTCCTGGATCAAACTGGACGTGGAATTCTGGCTCCTGCTCAGTTTCAATTCCAGATCGAAGATCTTCTTCTGAAGATCCCGGCGCTGCTTCTCGCTCTGCTCCCGATGGCGAGACAACTGCCTCTTACTGCTCACCTGGAGCTGCTCCAGCTGATCCTTCATTGTGGACAGCTCCTCCGTGAGTCGGCGCTTCTCCGTCTTCAAAGCCGAATTGtagtttttgaatattttcaaatCCCTCTCGGCCGCCTTCAGTCGATTGATGGTGACCAGTTTTCGGCGTCCCAGATCGTCGATCTTCACCTTCAGCTGCATGGCCTCCTGCTGAAGAGCATGAAGTTTATCCGCAAGAAGACAGTTTTCTCGCATCACCTTCTCGTACTTGGAGTGCTCATCCCGCATCATCTGCGGCAAATGGGAGACGTTCTTTAACTTGTTGTCGATCTTCGAACGCAGGGAATCGATGTCATGGTAGATACTCGTCTCCAACTGCTTGTTGTTCACATGCAGCTTGTCGATCTCGTGCTTCTGGGTGCTCATGATCTCCTGGGCCTTGACACAACGGGTGTGATAGTCGGCAATCCGGTCCTGCTGCTGCCGGATAATCGTCCGGAACTGTAGCTGCTCACTCTTCAGACTCTTAATAGTGGTCAGGAGTTGGCCAAGGTCCCCAGAGTCCCTGTCCCTATCTCGATCCCGATCTCTATCCCGGTCTCGATCACGTTCGTGTTTGTATTTGTGATCCTGGGACATGGCAGGACTTCATATTTAagcttttatattttatttgaaaccaCTTACCTGCGAGGTGTTCATCACATCCTTGAGGACATGGTAGACGTCTTTGAAAGAGGTCTGATCCCTGTCTAGATTTTCCATATCGTCCTCGGATCGCTTTCGTCGCCTGGCCTGCCGATTGGCCAGAGTGTCCACAATCCGGCTGTCGAAAACCTGCGAGGATAGATGGCACTTGGGCCTCTGATCCTTCGGATGGCTGCGCCTTCCATTTGAATACTTTTTCCTGCCGATTTCGTCGCAGGAGCTTTGACCCGACAGCACGGTCATGAAGCTAGTATTGCTTCGCAGGATACGAGGACTCTTCCGCTTGATGGTCAGTTGGGAGGCCACACTGGATACCGAGTTGTAGTAACTGTCCAGATCCGCTTCGCTTTCCAGCTCCATTTGAGAGCCGCGATTGGCCACGAAGCTGTCGTGTTTCTGGGCCATTTCACTCAGTTCGTAGTTGATCTTCATGTACTTCTCCTCCAGATCCTTTGTCGTCTCGTTATACTCCTTGAGCTCCTGCTTGTACTTGCAGAGCTCCTCCTTCAGTTTGGCCCCAATGGCATCCGAATTGGGGGGACTCTTCAATCGATCCCGTTTCCTTGGAATTTTCTGGTATTCATCCGTCTCGACAGTGTCGCCATCGCTTAGCTGCTCATCCTTTCCGACATCGGATTCCAGTCTATTGGTCTTGTTGCCATTGGTCTTCGACATTAAAGTCATGCTGCTGGCACTCATCGAAGACGGCATGGCATTGGAGTGATTCCGGGTGAGGCTGACATAGCTGGTTTTCTGGGAGACCTGATCTTCGTCCTTCGGCTCGGCCAGCTCGAACTCCTGTCCCATCGAACGAACGGCAGTGGCTTCGCCTAAGCCCCGACGAAGAGTCTCCAATACAGCCCGATGACTCTTCGGGCGGAATCCCAGTGTGCGTTGCTTGTTCCTAGTGGCTGTAGCTCCTGGTGTAGCTAGTGGCGACCCCCTTAATGGCTTTAACATCTACGAAAATTTTgcttatatttgtattttaataaatattgcaCTTGGGAAATTTTTTGCGCTGTTTTTGGCGAAACAgagaattttttaaaaaaggttGTTTCACATTCGATTAccaaaaataaagtttattttgTACTTGAGACGTAacgaaatttaattaatcGGAAACATGGTGTTACGCCTACTGGTACatggatctggatctggataATGGATTTGAAGATTTCTTTTAAGGATAAAGGATTTCTAAACGAGATTTGggatgtttttattaaaattttctttttattataatttaaaaattctttttctaaAAGAGCATATCTGACCAAAttggttttattttctaaatcgACAGATTATTTTTGGGATTATTAGCTTTTTCttaaatgcattttatttattttttattatataagaTTTATTGTTAATGAATTAAGATTTTTTTGATTAGTTTTCTTACTAAAATAAGCTACAAACTTATGATATTAAATGTAAAGTGATTGTTTTTCGAAAGAGTTTTTCgaaagttatttttaaatttttagaaaaatggtTAAGAGTTCAATCTTCTCTTTTATGAATTGTCTTGTATTTGCCCTATATTTCTAtagaagctataggataagaGATATAGGATTTAGGAAACCCAGTAAACCTAGACTATAGCCTCAAGCTCACAATATCGAGGCAGGCCATTCCAAATGTGCTGTCCAGTTTAACGACCGGTGGTCTTTCAGTTCATTTTATTCGTTAACGTAGAAAGCAACTGGCTCGCCCTAAACTTCTTTTCGAAATTTTCTTTCAGAATATGTGCTAAAATTTTCCCGGAATAGAAGTGCTCCAAAATCGTTAGTGAATTctaacaaaaattaaaaaaaaaaaaaaagaaaaaaaaaacatagaaAGTTTCCAGATAGACTTCTATTctgacaatttttttttgtttatttcggTTTCGGCTAAAATCGTTAATTGAATTTAAGACACAATGGCGGAGAATACAGAatacacggatgagggcggcGAGTACGAGGATGATGAGAAACAGTTCATGGATGAGCACCAAATGATGGAGGAGGGGCCGGAATGTGACCTCTTCTCCATGCTGGGTGAATCGTCCGACGATCCCGAACAGAAGCGCATGTACATGGAGTACTTGGCGCTGATCAAGGAGATCGACTGCCAGAACCGGATCATCCAAGACATCAAGACCAATATCATGGACATGTGCGCCAAGCCGTGCAAGACCCGGAATGAACTGAGAGAAATCAAGCGTCTGAGAATCTGTATGGAGCAGGAGAACATCAAGCTCCATACCATGATGAACAGGGCCGTTCAGCTGCAGAACTTTGGAAGTCATCGCCACTACAAGGAGCTACCGATGACAACGACAGTGGATGAGGATAATCTGTCGCCCTACATGTGTGGCATTGGAGCTTGTCCGCAACCAGGTAGGATAATCCTTTCTCTCCTGATCCATTGCCATAATCCTCCTAATCCAAATCCCTTCAGATACCGACTCGGATCCTTGCAACGAAGGCAGCTCTGCTAGTTGTGGAGGCGGTGGTCCTCGGGACAATGCCGGCCAGGATGAGAAGCTGATCTGTGCTCTTCAAACGGCCATGAAGAAGATGAAGGGCGCCTGTCCGGAGGACAAGAAAATGATTGAGGAGATCGCTTGCGCCATTATGGGTGCATCCAAAAAGAAGCCGACTTGCAATCCACCCTGCCCGAAGCCCTGTCCAACCTGCCCACCACCTTGCCCGGATAGCAGCAGCTCATCGAGTGCTCCATGCCCACCCTGCCCGCCGCCCAAACCAAAATCTCGTCCCTGCCCTCCGCCACCTTGTCCCCCGTCACCGGCTAAATGCGAGTCCATGGAGAAGCTGAAGCGACGAATCCAGAGCATGCAGTGTTCGGTTAAGAAGCTGCTCCAGGAGGTGAACAACCGGGACGCATCGGAGCCCTGTGGTGGTGGCGACGatgacgacgaggaggaggaggaggatcctTGTGCACGACCCTGCCCACGGCAGCCATGTCCCGAAGACCCCGATCCGTTGGTCATTTGCGGCGGGAAACGAAACACCAAGGCTGACAAGTACGAGAAAATGAAGGAAAACTATACCCGGTTGCTGACTGAATTTCAGCGCAAGGACTGCCAGATGAAGGAGCTTCAAAAGAGGTAACCAATGTCCTTTAATTCCAAATCcatttgtttaaatattaatttaatttccaatAGAATGAAGGGCATCGTTGGCTCCTGCCCATCGAAAGGAGGCGACAATGATGCTGATGCCGCTGAGCTGAACCTCCTGCGGGCTCGGGTCAACGAGCTAAAGGAAGAGCAACTGGAGTTCAAGTGTATCATGAAGGAGCAATCGCAGCAGCTGGAGGACTATCGCAACAAATACCTGCTGGCGCAGCAGAAGGTGGAGGAGCAGTGCGTCTCTCTTGAGAAATTGAATATGAACAACAAGCGCATCGAGCAACAGATCAACACCGAAGTCAAGGAGATTCGGGCAAAATTCCAAGAGAAACTCAATGAGCTCCTTCACTTCCCCAAGCTCCTGGAAAACGAGCAACTCAAGTTGGCCCAGGTGTGCAAGGAAAAGGACGAAATGCAGACGAAACTGGTGGTGGTTTGCAAGGAGCTGAAGGCCTGCAAGGCCCAAATGGAGAATACACCCAATGTGGACGTTCGTCCCCA includes these proteins:
- the LOC6497488 gene encoding optineurin; protein product: MAENTEYTDEGGEYEDDEKQFMDEHQMMEEGPECDLFSMLGESSDDPEQKRMYMEYLALIKEIDCQNRIIQDIKTNIMDMCAKPCKTRNELREIKRLRICMEQENIKLHTMMNRAVQLQNFGSHRHYKELPMTTTVDEDNLSPYMCGIGACPQPDTDSDPCNEGSSASCGGGGPRDNAGQDEKLICALQTAMKKMKGACPEDKKMIEEIACAIMGASKKKPTCNPPCPKPCPTCPPPCPDSSSSSSAPCPPCPPPKPKSRPCPPPPCPPSPAKCESMEKLKRRIQSMQCSVKKLLQEVNNRDASEPCGGGDDDDEEEEEDPCARPCPRQPCPEDPDPLVICGGKRNTKADKYEKMKENYTRLLTEFQRKDCQMKELQKRMKGIVGSCPSKGGDNDADAAELNLLRARVNELKEEQLEFKCIMKEQSQQLEDYRNKYLLAQQKVEEQCVSLEKLNMNNKRIEQQINTEVKEIRAKFQEKLNELLHFPKLLENEQLKLAQVCKEKDEMQTKLVVVCKELKACKAQMENTPNVDVRPQLAQCQMELTQARNELEELLRQRDLFCEQLKSTQDDLDTLRTESAKIIAGTKERAELIKQQQQDQINRLEKELAQCRATASLSVNDREAVIREMQGQLNTLSYSFDAAQKQIKTLRNHIAYVSNENCFPVKC